Genomic segment of Myxococcus stipitatus:
TTGAGGGGCGTGCGGATTTCGTGGCTGAAGTTGGCCAGGAACTCGCTCTTGAGGCGGGCGGCGGCCTCGGCCTCGCGGGCACGCTCCTCCTCGTTGCGCTTGGCCACCGCCAGCTCCTGGGCCAGCCGGTCCAGGTCCTCGTTCTGCTGGCGGATGATCTCCATCTGCAGCGCGCGCTGCTGGTAGGACGCCAGCGAGCGGGCGGACACCGCGCGCGTGCGTTTGATCTCCTCCAGGCTCGCGGCCAGCTGCTTGTTGGCCGCCTCCAGCTCCGCCTTGGACGCGCGCAGCATCTCCTCGTTCTGCTTGCGCTCGGTGATGTCCTCGGTGACGCCGAGCAGGTAGCTGGCCTCCCCGGAGCCATCCATGAGCGGCAGCTTGCGCGTGGCGAAGATGCGGTCCACGCCGCCGGCGCGGGCCACCTCCTCGAAGGCGCGCATCTTCTTGGAGGCGAGAATCTCCGAGTCGATGGTGATGAACGAGTCGGCCTGCTCCGGCGGGAAGTAGTCGTGGTCCAGCTTGCCGAGCAGCCACTCCTTGGTGACGTTGAACGCGTCGGCGAAGGTCTTGTTGACCACCACCAGCCGGCGCGTCTTCGCGTCCTTCACGAAGAGGACGAAGGGCAGCGCGTCCAGGATGTTGCCGAGAATCCAGTTGGTGCGCAGCAGCTCCTCGGTGGTGGCGTCATGGCGCAGCTGCGCGCCGGCCAGCGGCAGCTCGCGACGCAGCACGGGCGCCAGGCGGTTGAAGCGGTCCTCGCTGACGTAGTCGCGGGCGCCCGCGCGGGTGCTGGCCTCCAGCGTGTCGTCGCTCCACTCGCGCGACAGCACCACGAAGGGCAGCTCGCGCTGCTGCTTGCGCCACAGCACCTGCGCCTCGGCGAAGCCCAGGCCCGGCACCTCCGAGCCACAGACGACCAGCGACCAGGAGCGCGACAGCGCGGCCTCCAGCGCGGCCCGCGTGGTGGCGCGCTCCGAGCTGGCGATGACACCCGCGTGGCCGAGCGCCTCTTCCACGCGCTGGCACTCGCGCTCGCTGCCCACCACCAGGAGGGTGGCGGTGTCCGTGGGCGGGACGGGGGGAGTGAGGGTGTTGACCATGGCTCAGTTCGCCCCGAACACCAGCGTGGTGAGCGTGGTGTTGATGTGGAACCCGGAATAGATCTCGAAGTGCACGTTCATCCCCGCGGCGGTGGGCGCTGCCTTCAGGGTCTCCGCGAGCTGGGACACCGTGTTCGTCGCGTGCGCGTACCACATGCGCCCGCCGCAGTGGAACAGGAGCGCGGCCTGCGGATTCTGGACGCGCCGGGGCAGCTCGTCCGCGAAGAAGCCCCGCGTCATGCCGGCCATGTCGCCCAGCTTCATCAGCTCCAGCTCCGTGCCCTCCTCCAGCAGGTTGGCGAAGAGGATGGAGCCGTCCTCGTTGGGCCGCCACGCGGCGCGGATGAAGTACTCGCGGCCCACGCGCAGCGCGGTGGGGCGCACCGCGAAGCCCTGCGGCGTGCCGAACTCCAAATCCCTCACGTCCTTCACGCCCAGGATTTCCGCGTAGCGCTTCGCGGCGGGGAAGCCGTCGATTTCCAGCGCGCGCGTGTGGCTCTCATCCACCTTGGTGATGGTGAGCTTCTCCCCGGTGGGCACGTACCAGTGCGAGCGCAGCGCGGCCCAGGGCGCGTTGGTGCGGAACAGCGCCACCAGCACCGCGTCGGTGGCCACCTCGCCGTCCACGTGCACCAGCGCGGACTGGCGCGCCGGGTCCCGGTTGTGGTCGCTGGCGCCGCCGCCCACGAGCACCAGCGTCTGGTTCTTCTCGAGGATGCCCAGCAGCAGCTCCTCCTTCTTGTAGCGGAAGCCATCATCGATGACGAGGCCCACGCAGCGGCGCGAGTCCAGGTCCTGCTGGCGCACGCCCAGCTCCTCGCACGCGCGCTTGATGGCCATCTGCCCCGCGTTGATGGCGTCCACGGACAGCCCGGTGCCCAGGCCCAGGCCCACTTCCAAATCACCGGAGAGCGCGGCCATCACCACGCTGCCCTCGTGGATGCCGGTGTTGTCCAGCTCCCCCGCGGTGGTGGCGCCCACCAGCCGCGTGCCCTTGGGCAGCCGCTCGCGCACGGCGCGGTTGAGCGCGTACTGGTCGCGCTCCCGTGAGGCGAACATCGTCACCAGCACGGGAGGGGTGGGGCCCAGTTGGCGAAGCAAATCCTCCGCGGCCGCAGCCGGCTCCTGGAGCGTGGTGCGAGCCGTCTGCATCTTCACTTGGGCCATGGAGGTCCTCCAGAGGTGGAGCGGCGGCTTAGAGGCCGCTCTTCGGGTGCCGGGTGTGACACGAGTCGGTGCACTGCTTGAAGGACTCTCGTCCTCCGCCGACATACATGCTTTCGATGGGGCCGAACTTCTTGACGTGACTGTCTGGATAGCTCTTGTGGCACGACAGGCACGCGGCCTGGCTGGTGCGCTGGATGCTTTCCTTCGTGAGGTGACACGAGGCGCACTTCTCCAGCGGGGCGCCAAAGCGGTTGGAGCGCGAGTGCACGAAGTGCGTGCGCACGAAGATGGGGCCTTCCAGCTCGAAGCCCAGCGGCGTGTGGCAGCCGGCGCACGCGGCGCGGTTGTCGTTGCCGTGCAGCACCTGGGACAGCTCCGCGCCCTGGCTGTGGCAGCTGTTGCACGGGCCCGTGGTGAGCTTGGCCTCCGTGCGCTGCTGGGTGCCCACCTGGATTTCGATGGTGCGCGAGGCCGGGAGGTCCTCGCCCAGGTACACGCGGCGGCCCTTCACCGTCACCAGGTACGTGCCCGGCGTGGCGTTGGCCGGAATCCTGTACTGCCACGTGTCCGTGTTGGGGCGGTCCCACAAGCCCTCTTCGGGGAAGAAGGCGCCGCGGAAGACGATGTTGGCGTAGGGGAGGATGGAGAACTGGGAGAACACCCCGTCCCGCTTCTCCGTCGCCACGGTCTGCTCGTTGACCTCCGGGTCCAGGAACGCGTCCAGGTCGATGACGGAGCGGATGGGTTGGATGTTTTGTGCGGGCCCAATGATTTGGGTCATCAACATCCGCTCCCGGTGCTTGCGGCGGTAGTACGTCGTCGTCGCATCGAAGAAGGCCCGATAGTACTGAATGCCCGCCGCGTTGAAGCCCCGGACGACGTCATTGTAGGACGGTAGACTTCCCTGCGGATGGAGCCTTTTGCCTTCCCCATCGCGAAGGGTGACCTGGAAGGTGATTTCTGACCCAGGGGCGTAGGTGCCATCCTGGCGGGGTGGGGTGCGGGCCTCCACGTCGATGCCGAAGCCGTAGGCGAACTCGGGGGCGCTCACCTGCTGCACGGGGATGGAGTAGGGCGCGAAGGGGCGCAGGCTCCAGCGCAGGCGCAGGGAGGTGGTGCGGGGGCTCAGGCTGAACGCGCGCTGCTGCGCATGCTGGTACGCGTTGCGCACCTCCAGGAGGGCCTCCTCCTCGTAGTCCCGGGCGCTGGTGCAGTCGCGGGGCGTGGTGCAGTCGTAGGCCGTCTGGATGGCGCGCAGGCGGCGCACGAAGAAGTCGTCCGTCGTGGGGCGGCGCTGGTGCTCCGCGCCGATGTTCAGCACCACGGGGGGGCCGGTGAGCACGCCGCGCGAGTCCACCGGCTCCACGATGAAGAAGCTGGGGAGGTCCATCCAGGCGGCGCCCCGGTAGAAGCGCCGGCGCGTGTAGCGGCCCGGGCCGCCCAGCAGCACGGGCTCCTCGTCCACGGGACGCAGCCCCACCCAGCCCACGCCCGCGAGGTCGCTGGTCGTGCGCAGGGCCCACATGCCGGTGTCGAACGTGGACCGCACCGACGCGCGGAGATCAATCTGGTTGATGTAGAAGGTGGCGCCCGCCCGCACGCTCAACGGCTTGCCCTCGCCGTTGTCGACCTCCAGGGCCAGGCCAATGGGCTTGGACAGGACGGGGCGGCGCGCTGCTTCCACGTCCAGGTGCGCCGGGTCCGCCGTGGCCAGGGCGTCGTCGTCGGGCGAGCCGGCGTCCTCCGGACCACCGCATGCCGACAGCACCGCGGCCAGCGCGACGGTGAGCAATGCCCGACGGGCCGTCAGGCAGCCGAGCGAGCGGGGGGTACACGCTGCGCGCTGAGACCAGGGGGCTCCAAGTCCGCCCATGGGTGACTCTCCTCGTACGTGTGGTTTCGGGCACCGCCATTGGCGCCCCGGCCAGCGAACCCTGTAGCCCGTCGTCTGGGGGGACGATGTGGGCCGGGTCTCTCCCGGTTCCGGGTTTCCCCGGTTC
This window contains:
- a CDS encoding cytochrome C translates to MGGLGAPWSQRAACTPRSLGCLTARRALLTVALAAVLSACGGPEDAGSPDDDALATADPAHLDVEAARRPVLSKPIGLALEVDNGEGKPLSVRAGATFYINQIDLRASVRSTFDTGMWALRTTSDLAGVGWVGLRPVDEEPVLLGGPGRYTRRRFYRGAAWMDLPSFFIVEPVDSRGVLTGPPVVLNIGAEHQRRPTTDDFFVRRLRAIQTAYDCTTPRDCTSARDYEEEALLEVRNAYQHAQQRAFSLSPRTTSLRLRWSLRPFAPYSIPVQQVSAPEFAYGFGIDVEARTPPRQDGTYAPGSEITFQVTLRDGEGKRLHPQGSLPSYNDVVRGFNAAGIQYYRAFFDATTTYYRRKHRERMLMTQIIGPAQNIQPIRSVIDLDAFLDPEVNEQTVATEKRDGVFSQFSILPYANIVFRGAFFPEEGLWDRPNTDTWQYRIPANATPGTYLVTVKGRRVYLGEDLPASRTIEIQVGTQQRTEAKLTTGPCNSCHSQGAELSQVLHGNDNRAACAGCHTPLGFELEGPIFVRTHFVHSRSNRFGAPLEKCASCHLTKESIQRTSQAACLSCHKSYPDSHVKKFGPIESMYVGGGRESFKQCTDSCHTRHPKSGL
- a CDS encoding FIST signal transduction protein, which translates into the protein MAQVKMQTARTTLQEPAAAAEDLLRQLGPTPPVLVTMFASRERDQYALNRAVRERLPKGTRLVGATTAGELDNTGIHEGSVVMAALSGDLEVGLGLGTGLSVDAINAGQMAIKRACEELGVRQQDLDSRRCVGLVIDDGFRYKKEELLLGILEKNQTLVLVGGGASDHNRDPARQSALVHVDGEVATDAVLVALFRTNAPWAALRSHWYVPTGEKLTITKVDESHTRALEIDGFPAAKRYAEILGVKDVRDLEFGTPQGFAVRPTALRVGREYFIRAAWRPNEDGSILFANLLEEGTELELMKLGDMAGMTRGFFADELPRRVQNPQAALLFHCGGRMWYAHATNTVSQLAETLKAAPTAAGMNVHFEIYSGFHINTTLTTLVFGAN